A single region of the Leptodactylus fuscus isolate aLepFus1 chromosome 5, aLepFus1.hap2, whole genome shotgun sequence genome encodes:
- the TMED9 gene encoding transmembrane emp24 domain-containing protein 9: MLPQLPVWFWSSRKMAAAWLLLLAACMGPAASLYFHIGETEKKCFIEEIPDETMVIGNYRTQLYDKQREEYLPATPGLGMLVEVKDPDDKVILSRQYGSEGRFIFTSHTPGEHQICLHSNSTKFSLFAGGMLRVHLDIQVGEHANDYAQIAAKDKLSELQLRVRQLIEQVEQIQKEQNYQRWREERFRQTSESTNQRVLWWSIAQTLILVAIGVWQMRHLKSFFEAKKLV, from the exons ATGCTACCTCAGCTTCCGGTGTGGTTCTGGTCGTCCAGGAAAATGGCTGCTGCCTGGCTGCTCCTGCTCGCCGCCTGTATGGGCCCGGCTGCCTCCCTCTACTTTCATATAGGCGAGACCGAAAAGAAATGTTTCATTGAGGAGATCCCGGACGAAACCATGGTgatag GGAATTATCGCACCCAACTTTATGACAAACAGAGGGAGGAGTACTTACCTGCAACACCTGGTCTTGGCATGCTTGTTGAAGTGAAGGATCCAGATGATAAA GTCATACTTTCTCGTCAGTATGGATCCGAGGGACGCTTCATCTTCACTTCTCACACTCCAGGAGAGCATCAGATATGTCTTCATTCAAACTCCACTAAGTTTTCTCTGTTTGCTGGTGGGATGTTG AGGGTTCACCTTGATATCCAAGTTGGGGAGCATGCCAATGATTATGCCCAGATTGCTGCCAAGGACAAACTGAGCGAACTGCAGCTGCGTGTACGACAGCTGATCGAACAAGTGGAACAGATTCAAAAGGAACAAAATTACCAAAGG TGGCGGGAGGAGAGATTCCGGCAGACAAGTGAAAGTACCAACCAACGTGTCCTGTGGTGGTCCATTGCTCAGACATTGATACTTGTGGCTATCGGAGTCTGGCAGATGAGGCATCTGAAGAGTTTCTTTGAAGCAAAGAAATTGGTGTaa